A stretch of the Ischnura elegans chromosome 13 unlocalized genomic scaffold, ioIscEleg1.1 SUPER_13_unloc_3, whole genome shotgun sequence genome encodes the following:
- the LOC124172818 gene encoding uncharacterized protein LOC124172818, giving the protein MASNISASGAEQFVEERLLIGLFTGPLLQHNELLDMLEDVDVRGMRQKTLLHVGVGLGKTDWVEELLARGADTDITDDSQQNALSSAEEMVRQFPDNVERSKVLQLVTLVHRRDQAILRRLQESSSRSTDHVTTVASPECDIASLKSSVDSLRQEMKSLVRQLSSSLEELKDQVCGRDALLRCLEESVTSTAEDVTCIKCGLIGEASLSQPTSDPVVARQECVDAMMRRTRIVYGDGVDKMRKLYERLYDEDEITACIIKYLCGNDRMKVMVDLESVDIGRMKEKFVRLDGEIMGNGSDWCSFCDLESETVYLGAKDCFGDRKKGVCSYLVWTLSQLSLKLVFDNEGRPYSRGDVEREREWMRALEEAEERRKRGGGIVVYINYAFNRKTLNAKLCWLAAAVPSSITYHGSTVGRSLLQRKYPLLLSLYSNNVMGTLLASAKR; this is encoded by the exons atgGCAAGCAACATTTCTGCTAGCGGCGCtgagcaatttgttgaggagaggcttcTAATTGGATTGTTCACCGGTCCATTGCTTCAGCATAATGAGCTGCTGGACATGTTGGAAGATGTAGATGTACGTGGCATGCGGCAAAAGACACTCTTACACGTTGGTGTGGGACTTGGAAAAACTGACTGGGTGGAGGAGTTATTGGCGAGAGGGGCCGACACAGACATAACAGATGACagtcaacagaatgcattgtcttcggctgaggagatggtgcggcagttccctgaCAATGTAGAACGCTCAAAAGTGCTGCAGTTGGTGACGTTGGTTCACAGGAGAGACCAGGCCATTTTGCGTCGTCTGCAAGAATCTTCGAGTAGGAGCACTGATCATGTGACAACCgtggctagcccagaatgtgatattgcatctctcaaATCCTCTGTGGACTCATTGAGGCaagagatgaaatctcttgtgcgacagctgagctcatcGTTGGAGGAACTCAAGGATCAAGTGTGTGGACGCGATGCACTATTGCGTTGTCTGGAAGAATCTGTGACGTCAACAGCGGAGGATGTGACGTGTATCAAATGCGGTCTTATCGGGGAGGCATCTTTAAGTCAACCTACATCCGATCCGGTCGTAGCAAGGCAGGAGTGCGTGGACGCCATGATGCGTAGGACTAGAATAGTGTATGGAGATGGAGTTGATAAAATGCGTAAattgtatgagagactgtatgatgaagatgaaatcactgcttgcataattaaatatttgtgtgggAATGATCGGATGAAGGTGATGGTGGATCTGGAATCTGTTgacattggaaggatgaaggagaagtTTGTGCGATTGGATGGGGAAATAATGGGGAATGGGAGTGATTGGTGTTCATTTTGTGATTTAGAGAGTGAGACTGTGTATTTGGGTGCAAAGGATTGTTTTGGTGATAGGAAGAAAGGCGTATGTTCTTATTTAGTTTGGACCCTCTCACAATTGTCCCTGAAACtagtttttgataatgaggggAGGCCATATAGCAGGGGAGATGTGGAACGAGAgcgtgagtggatgagggctCTAGAGGAGgcagaggagaggaggaagaggggagggggaatagTTGTGTACATCAATTATGCATTCAATAGGAAGACACTGAATGCAAAGTTATGTTGGCTTGCGGCAGCTGTCCCTAGTAGCATCACTTATCATGGATCCACAGTAGGAAGATCTCTTCTGCAGAGGAAAtaccctctcctcctctctctctattctaACAATGTGATGGGAACACTTCTAGCCAGTGCAAAG agatga